The Candidatus Zixiibacteriota bacterium genome window below encodes:
- a CDS encoding c-type cytochrome → MKLLIFTILAAAAIFLTGCFRGEPSGKPPIHINPNMDDQERYNSQARSEYFPDGATMRTPPAGTIPRGWLHEDQVYYTGKIDTTPVEKLPVPITAQLLSRGQERFNIFCAPCHSRIGDGRGMTVERGLPPPPSFHEERIVKMADGHYFDVISNGIRNMPAYRYQIPVSDRWAIVAYLRALQRSQNARLEDIPAELRNTVK, encoded by the coding sequence ATGAAGCTTCTGATCTTCACAATCCTGGCTGCAGCCGCGATCTTTCTGACGGGCTGTTTCCGCGGTGAGCCCTCGGGAAAGCCCCCCATTCATATCAATCCGAACATGGATGACCAGGAGCGGTACAATTCGCAGGCCAGGAGCGAGTACTTTCCCGATGGCGCCACCATGCGTACACCACCGGCCGGGACGATCCCGCGCGGGTGGCTCCACGAGGACCAGGTCTATTACACCGGTAAGATAGACACCACCCCGGTCGAAAAGCTGCCGGTGCCGATCACGGCGCAGTTGCTTAGCCGGGGACAGGAACGATTCAATATCTTCTGTGCGCCGTGTCACAGCCGCATTGGTGACGGTCGCGGCATGACCGTCGAACGGGGCCTGCCTCCGCCCCCCAGTTTCCACGAAGAGCGGATCGTCAAAATGGCAGACGGGCACTATTTCGACGTCATCTCTAACGGCATCCGTAACATGCCGGCGTACCGATACCAGATCCCGGTGTCGGATCGCTGGGCGATTGTGGCATACCTGCGGGCACTGCAGCGGAGCCAGAATGCCCGGCTCGAGGATATTCCGGCCGAACTTCGGAACACGGTGAAGTAG
- a CDS encoding DUF3341 domain-containing protein, protein MSTSGEKVYGVLAEFDGPNELLAAARKVHEAGYRRFDCHSPFPIHGMDTAMGVKRSPVGYIAGICGAIGGTGGYLLQWWTSSVDYPLVIAGKPFNSYQAFVPVTFGLTVLFAALGSVLAMLMLNRLPQWFHGVFYSERFTKVTDDGFFVSIEADDKKFNAEKTKAFLEAIGGSHVEVLKGA, encoded by the coding sequence ATGAGTACGTCGGGCGAGAAGGTATATGGCGTCCTGGCGGAGTTCGACGGCCCAAACGAACTGCTGGCAGCGGCTCGCAAAGTGCACGAGGCTGGCTATAGGCGATTCGACTGCCATTCGCCGTTCCCGATTCACGGCATGGATACCGCCATGGGTGTCAAACGTTCGCCGGTCGGATACATCGCCGGTATCTGCGGTGCGATCGGCGGTACCGGCGGCTATCTCCTGCAGTGGTGGACAAGCTCGGTGGATTATCCGCTGGTGATCGCCGGCAAGCCGTTCAACAGCTACCAGGCGTTCGTACCGGTGACATTCGGTTTAACGGTGTTGTTTGCCGCGCTCGGCTCGGTTCTGGCGATGCTGATGTTGAATCGGCTCCCGCAGTGGTTTCACGGAGTTTTTTACTCCGAACGGTTCACCAAAGTAACGGATGATGGATTCTTTGTCAGCATCGAAGCGGACGACAAAAAGTTCAATGCGGAAAAAACAAAGGCGTTTCTGGAAGCGATCGGCGGTTCGCATGTGGAGGTCCTGAAAGGAGCATGA